In the Cylindrospermopsis raciborskii Cr2010 genome, GTAAAAACCCTATTCGTGATACTCGGACTTCATACCTCTTAACATCAGTTCTTCTAATGCTTGTTGAGGGGTGATTAGGCTTTCTAATAAACGATAAACTTGTTGGGTGATGGGCATAGGAATACTTTGTTCTCGAGATAGATGCATCAAGACGTAGCAGGTATTCACCCCTTCCGCTGTTCCAGGTAGATTGGCAAGAATTTCCGCCAGTGTTTTTCCACGGGCCAATTGATAACCAACCTGGTAATTACGACTTAGAGGGCTATTACAAGTTGCTAACAAGTCCCCTAGACCGGATAAACCATAAAAAGTTTCCGTTTTCGCACCAAAAATTGCTCCAATGCGAATTATTTCCGCTAAGCCACGAGTTACTAAGGCTGCTTTAGCGTTAGTTCCTAGGTTCAGTCCGTCACAAATCCCAGCTGCGATCGCCATGACGTTTTTGAGCGTTCCACCTAGTTCCACACCTACCGGGTCAGGGTTAGTATACACACGAAATCGACTAGATGAAAAGACTTGTTGCACGACTTGAGCTGCCATATTGTTTTTGCTAGCTACCACGGTAGCAGCAGGCAATTCTTGAGCAATTTCTTGGGATAAATTAGGCCCTGAGAGTACGACTATAGAATGATTAGGAAATTCTGTTTGCCAAATTTGGGAGGGTGTACAAGTGGTTTCTGGATCTAGACCTTTAGTAGCTGTGACAAATATAGTGTGGGGAGAGACAGGAAAGGACTTAACTAGTGAAGCCACTTCACGAACACCCTTCATAGAAACAGCGGATAAGACCATATCAACATTATTGATAAGATCACCTAAATGCTGGGATCCATGACGCGACCATACGGTCACTTGATTGCCATTCACACGAGCTAATTTTGCCAGAGTTGTTCCCCAAGCACCTGCACCTAAAATAAGGATAGATTTAAATTTTTTTTCATTAACTAGCATAACTTATCTTGGAAAAAGCGTCCTCAACTCTCTGACCTGTTCCGCATGATAGGAGCTTCTGGTCAAAGGGGAAGAAACAACTTGTAGAAACCCCAGTTGCTGACCATAAACTTGCCAGGTAGCAAATTGTTCAGGGGTAATAAATTCAGAGACTGGGAGATGTTTTGGACTAGGTTGGAGATATTGACCGATAGTCAAAATGTCGCAACCGACCGTTCGCAAATCCTGCATAACTTGACGAACTTCCTCATCTGT is a window encoding:
- a CDS encoding NAD(P)H-dependent glycerol-3-phosphate dehydrogenase; the protein is MLVNEKKFKSILILGAGAWGTTLAKLARVNGNQVTVWSRHGSQHLGDLINNVDMVLSAVSMKGVREVASLVKSFPVSPHTIFVTATKGLDPETTCTPSQIWQTEFPNHSIVVLSGPNLSQEIAQELPAATVVASKNNMAAQVVQQVFSSSRFRVYTNPDPVGVELGGTLKNVMAIAAGICDGLNLGTNAKAALVTRGLAEIIRIGAIFGAKTETFYGLSGLGDLLATCNSPLSRNYQVGYQLARGKTLAEILANLPGTAEGVNTCYVLMHLSREQSIPMPITQQVYRLLESLITPQQALEELMLRGMKSEYHE